AATATAATACAGAATTCCTCCGGACATGCATGGCTAATGTTGACGGGATGAAGCCATTATTTGTGGGCCTGTACGCACGGTCGTCATTTTTCCCTGCCGTGCCGTGATGGGGTTGCTCAATGGCTCAATGCCAACATGATcagcattaatttattatgtgatatatcctctatcctaaaataaatatatataatatgctagaatttaaattttatatcaaaataGATGCACTTTAATTTAACTTATATTACTTTTCGCTCCAACCACCTTTAATTtagttttcttttcatattatcTTCAACCATCCCCCTCTCAACCACCTTTCATTTAACAAGGGTGGCAAGGTCAATCTTTTCcctccttatttatctttttaatgataaaattgTGTTTATTATTTATACACGTACATTTAATAATATATGTTGATTTTAATGATATATACACTCTCcccgtaaaaaaatatatatatacacgctAATCATTATAAatgatatatatgcatgtttctTCCCCTGAAAAATTTTCGCCCCTGCATATGCAGGAAGCAAATATATGCTGATTTTAATGATAGTACGCTCATGGTAGAGAGGACACTGAATATTTATTTGGTGGTAACATTCAGAATTTAGAATGCATAATTTCTTTAGAGTATAATTTCATCCATATTTTGTACCCATCTATTTCTTTAGAGTACCATACACAGTTTATTACCTCTATGCTGTAAAATAATATTATCTTATTCTATTATTGTACGTTAGTTCAGATTGTTCTCGCAGGAGTTAGTGTTGAGATTGTTCTTTTGCATAAGAGCTGACTCACtcatcctttctctctccttccatCCTCCATCCTCATCATCCGGGCAGTATTACTTCTTTTCTTTAGTCAAATACATATGTTGTTACGTTCTAATGCATTGTTTTATTTCCTTCATTCCCTTTATCAACACAACCATAATAGTACTAGTACTTCATATATATAAGGGTGTTTAATGTTTGTCTTGAGAAAATTGATTAGGATGTGGTCGGTTTAGAGAAATTTCAATTCATAGGAATATGAAAAGTGAAGAAATAACAAGGTATGCACACATGAGTGGATGAAAATTTTTCAATGTTTTCTCTCTACAAtttgaaggaaaataaaaatttcCTTTGGTCTTCCTATATACCTCATTCCTACAAACCAAATAATACATGTAGGAATTAACTCTTAAAAATCCCAATCTTTTTCCTTCAAACCAAAAAAccctaattttttttgagagggTACAACAAAAAAGCACACACGAACTCACTCCACACTCACACAATGCAACACCACACGCGCACACACATGTGCGCGTCCAACACACGCAAATGTAATCTTTGAGGACCTAAATCCCCACATGTGCGGGAAACGCGCAGTCCACTCGGGACCAACCGAAGTCAGTCCCAAAAATGAGGGACGAGCATTGAGTCCGGGACTCGAACGTAGGCTGACACGGAGCAAGCCACATGCTCCTGCCACCTGCGCGTTACGCGCAGTCCTCGAATAAACCTTAATTGATAAGGGTAGCAACATAATGTGTCACACCTCAATTAATGATTGTGTGGCTACTGTTTACCGATTGACTAGTACTAGAGGAGCGGCCTAGCAATTGAGGCGTATGTTGAgatctttttttaagataataaaataaaaattccgGCCTTGGCTTCAAAGAAGCTACTACCATTTATTACAAAATTCTCTCAAAGAAAGCAAACACTTAGGCAACAATAAGAGCATAAATAATAAAGCCAACACACAACAAGAAAACAATTATTGAaatctatttgtgaatctccatccctAGTTGGCGAAAATCTGTATGACTGTAACTTCTAAGATTCCACATGCAGAATATAAGAACTTCTTGTTCTCTTCTCACTTTTGAAGATGTGTCTAGAATCGGAGACAGTGCTTTGACATGAAAAGGATCtgcatataaaatttatttggaGATTTATCAAAAACTATTTATGTTCAGATTTGAACAAATCAAGAATGGATATGGCTAGTCTATAGATATCTAGAATTTGATAGATCATATGGTTGAACAGTTAAACTGGTGGGCCTTAATAGTCAATTAATTGATTAACACGTATGCAAGTTATGGTTTAAACTGCACGCGAGTGACGCGACAAACTTCTTCATGTTACATCTCTTCAGTTGTCTTAGTTTCGTGCAAGTTACCAATCAAACATATAACTAGATGATATAAATTACTCATATTTTTACATAATGGaagtatattaattagatctttGACATGTGTACAAACAAGAATGCATACAACATGTTTGCGGACATCAGAATTCAAATTTAAGTGAATAGAGTTATACATCCTCTCATCATACCGAAGATACTTCTCCTATACTTTTGCACAATATTGTAAGCCCCAGCTATATATACGCTATATCTACAGTTGATTAATGCAGTTCAATGCAACTACCTATACTTTTGCACCGGCCTTTCATTGTCTACACTGTTTGATCTTCTCCGCTAGGAACGCTATAAAAACGACCTTTGATAGCTCCTATTTTTTTCGCTGACGGTTACAATTCGTGTATGTGTggttttgaaaaataattattcatTGAACGGTGCGGCTTGGTTGATTATGaatattgaaatttattttttgcaaaaattggAGAATTGaacttttatatttaaaatatatgatattatCTTTTAAGAAACCATTGCAACACAAATATTTAGCAATTATACACAGTTATATGCCTTCTATATATCCCCACACTCGAATTAATAAACACTAgcaattatatatgtatagcATATACTCGCTcggtactcgtaaaggaagtcgtttaggacaatgtttaagtcaaaccttggaaatataaatcataaataactctcaagttgttgagtttgaaaatgaaaattatatgaatagatttgtcttgaaaatactttcataaaagtatacatatatcactttttaataaatatttttatagaaacaagaagtcaaagttgtgttttggagactatgtcgctgtccaaaacgacttcctttacgagtacggagagagtatatgccTTTGATCACCACCCTCGAATTAACAATTTATAATTAAGTTTGTCGGTGATTAATTAATGTCCATCGATCTTAGCGccctttcttttccacaaaagtGCTGGTCTACACATAAAAAACAATAGTATATGCATAAAATAAATTAGCTGCAAATCAACTGTAGCAATATAGTAATACGATATCTGTATTAGTCGGGAGAGGATAAAGACGCATGCTATATATCTATCCTCAAACAGTTTAATTGTGATATCCTCTATGACatttaatttatacaataaGATTCTTTGTTAGGTAAGCGTTAATTAATTAGTCACATTCCAGGATTTCTTCGAAGTGCAAGCTAGCAACCACGTGCGGCATCCAGCAGAAATATGGTAGCCAAATGAACAATGGAAATTGTTATAGAGCTATAGTGatcaataaaaaatatatgcgtCGCTGTCAGCTAGCTAATTGGGTTAGGTGCACAAGCAAGATACAGTACTAATTGTAGTATAATTGATCTGGACTGTAGTATAATTGagcatatataggagtatatatatttatatataagtgCATATGGATACAATACGTGAATGTATGCAATGATGTGAAAGTAGCTACTAGGAGTAGTACACTTTTATAGTCTTCACTTTcatgaaaattgaaaatgaatTCAACGATGATGATCTGCTTGTTTTCAGCGACTTGACTAACTTCAATTCACCAAACAATGTGGATAATATAGGTATTGATTTTTCTATGTCATTGAATGCCGTAGTCCACTATTATTATTACTTGTTTCGTGGCAGTGGTACATCAAGAtcaatttatacatatattactaGTAGTTAGATCTCCTTTAATCCCTATGTTAATATATCCCAGAAGAATTAAAAACgagttataataaaataaataaaaggaaaattatATTAGCAGTACTTCGTCACAAATTATAAGGCACccttatttttagaaaaatcaaactcgTCAACTTTTAGCTAACAATTGCAGTAACAATATCCACGTCAAGTATTGTGTATGTATATcattatattcatattttaaaataatttcatgtGATCCCATTTTAATAGTTGTTGATGAtataatataagaaaataatattcaaaatATATCATTGAAGTCCgtgtaaaaataataatccatCTAATTTATGGAGTATATTTATAAACAAACTCAATTCCATAATACAGAAAGATTAAAATACGTACctaaacaaattaatttatcaaaaaattttgtaaaaaaagtcAATTCAATCGATCTGTGTCATAGAAATAATTAATGAAATCTGGAATCgatcttcgctggcggtccaCGTCATCACTCCGCCAGCGAAGATAATTATTCTTCGCTGACGGCGCTCCGGAGataccgccagcgaaaatggataTATCTTTGTTGGTGGCCTGTATAACTCGGCCACCAACGAAGATCCTTTTTCACTGGCGGTCGTTGTTCCCCACTCCTTGTTACAACCTTACTGGCGGTTTTCACATTTTCCCGCCAGGAAAAGGGTGacgctccggtgctttctacttgcAGTATTCTACTGCAAGTAGAATTAATCTCAACCGTATATTTTAAAGGGTAGATTAGTAATCTCTTAATACATATTAGGGGTAATTTTGGTATGCGATGTTTCTCTTTCTCAGTCGCTTGTTCGCATCAGGTTGCGTTGCCCCGAGCCCCCGACGCCGCATCAGCTATCGGCACTCCCCGTAAAAAAAAGGTTATCGCTATGAGCTGAGCTCGCGTATCAGCTTGTCGTTGCGAGTTGAGCTGTTTAGACGCATAATCCGCATGAGCTATCCTGTCTCGATTTCGTACTGGTGATATTTGATCTGCCCTGCACGTCTGCTCGTTACGTTGGGTGTTCTTAAGCTTGGTAAGTAAAGTGGTGTCGTGTCGGGTGTGAGGTTACAAGGAACCACCGGTGCATTTTCACATGtgggtctttttttttagatcacctaaaaataaaaagtttcaCTGAAATGGTTTTCTATACTGAATTGATATATATAGAATGAttccatttttttctagatGAGATGGGCGTGACCTATATATCGGTGAAAAAGATGAAGTGAGATGGATTGGTCTGAGAAGAGAATGTGAGATGGCTTGGTCTGAGGTTTTAGAGGATCATCTTAGGGGAGTATTTTTTGTTTGAGGATGTCGTATCTCTATTAAACTTGCGACCAAAGACCTCCCAAAAATGGGATAGCCTCTTTCCATCTCACTTCGTCCCTAGCTAGGGAACCAAACAATAATTAGCGACCAATAATAAGAAGTGAATGACGAAAATGCAAATGAAAATCACAAAACTACCTAATGAAACAAGCCGAGCCGTAACTACATGTAATAAGCATAAGGTAGATTAGTAGTCTTTGAAACAAACAGAGCTGACTGCAGGGCACTAGGAAGGATAATATACATTGgttacttagggtgtgtttgaggagaaggggattgaggagattagGGAGATACGAGATGAGCCAttaactcatgattaattgagtattaactattttaaattttaaaaatgggttaatatgattttttaaagcaactttcctatagaaattttttacaaaaaacgcaccgtttaatagtttaaaaaacatacATGCAGAAAACGAGAATCAATCTCCCCTATCTCCCCAGAATGAACAGAGCCTTAGTTATAACAGACATATTTTTTCAGAGGAAACTTGTTCAAGCTGATAAACATGGATGAAATATTTAATGTGCAAGCAGGTCTAGCTAGCAGCCAGAATACTTTTCAATCACTTTTGGTCAGCTCCACGTATATGTACTTGACTTAATCTGTTTGCACGCAaccaattatttttctatcGCAACAACGCACCActgcctctctccctctcgatAGACCTCTGCATGCGGCTATAAAATCACATGCATCCCCTCAATTGCAAAATCATCTCTCACCCAAATTTACGATAAACAcagggatagagagagagagagattcaaTGGCCTCCTCTTCCTTATTTCTACTAGCTTCTCTTCTTGTTCTGGCCTCATGGCAGCAGGCCATCGCCTTTGATCCTAGCCCACTCCAAGATTTCTGCGTCGCCGACATGGCCTCACCTGGTGTGCACACTTAATTTAACTATTATCCTAATGTTCGGTAGTATTTTATCACTGCTTATTGAAAATTGTATGTTTTGCATAGTGGCACTACACAAAAATATGGCTCTTGTGGCTACTCAAAACTTTAACatgtttccttcttttttctatgCAAACAGTGCGAGTAAATGGGTTTCCTTGCAAGAACCCAATGAATGTGACATCGGACGACTTCTTCAACGCGGCCAAGTTTGACATGCCAAGGAATACTATGAATAAAGTCGGGTCTAATGTAACCAACCTCAACGTCATCAATTTCCCGGGCCTCAACACCCTTGGCATCTCACTGGCTCGCATCGACTACGCGCCAATGGGTGTCAACCCACCACATGTGCATCCTCGTGCTACTGAGCTTCTCACTGTGCTTGAGGGAACACTTTATGTTGGTTTTGTTACATCCAACCCTAACAGGCTCTTCTCCAAGGTGGTGCATAAGGGTGATGTGTTCGTGTTCCCTAAGGCAATGATTCACTTTCAAATGAACCTAGACCACAATAAGCCTGCGGTTGCCCAATCAGCACTCAGTAGTCAAAACCCAGGAGTTATTACTATTGCTAGTGCCATATTTGGATCAACGCCACCAATCTCTGATGATGTTTTAGTCAAGGCATTTCAAGTGGAGAAGAAGGTGATTGATTGGCTGAAGTCTCAATTCTCGGAGAATAACCACTACTGATTATATCATGTTTCTTGATTGTTCCTTTGTacgttataatatgtataataaATGGGCTTTTGCCTAGTTGATGTCATGGTATGCTAAAACAGTATGTTTGATTGTCCATGTTTAATAAATGTAATGCAATATGGACACAGTACGGCGTCCTTTtcctaattatatattaatataaaagaatGATTGTTCATGAAAGGAGAATTGTCAGTGATTGTGAATGCATGGTATTTATGTTCTCGGCTTTACATGTACATGAAGCTCTCTGCTTCTGTCTGACAGGTGAATTAACTGGTTATATAAGTGATTTGTTCGTTAGAAACCAAAAGAGAATTAAAAACCTGCTATTCGGAACACACCCTTAACCTGTTAATTCTCTTGTGTTCGGAATAGCATGTTCCCAGCCTGCACAGTAAACatgaaaaacggagcggtccattagcgcgtgattaattaagtattagctatttttttcaaagatgaatcaatatgatttttttaagtaactttcgtatagaaacattttataaaaaacgcaccgtttagtagtttgaaaaacatgcgcgTGAAATACGATTGGGAAGGGGTTGGAAACCTAGGGTTCCAAACACACCAGTCTAGCTAGTTCCGTATTGATGGAACTTCTTTGTTGAAATAAACAGAATTAATTGAAGATAAATCAGAAAATTTGGCGCTGTACTTTAGTGTATTTTTGCCGCAGAGCCCAGGTGAATTCTATGGCTTAATTAACATGCATGGTAATCAATACGCGTGGCTCTTGACGATGATCCATGCACATCCTACGGTGAACTAGTAATCAATACATTATGCGCTTCTCCATCCAATAAATAGTAATCATCTGATCCCTTCTTCTTAGGAAAATGTATTATTTTGATCAATATATTTTAGGTTaaatttggggaaaaaaattacattggtctcatcagaaaaaaaataatcatctgcatcgttttaaaattttagattGGATGTATTGATATCATATTTACATATATCGTCTCAAAAATCACCatcataatattataattttagagaactactatatatatagagcGCAACTCGCTGTTTATGGTAAATAACTCACCTTAATTATATTGCCACTCACCCGTTCGTTCCCGCTCCCCTTCACTCTCTCCCAAactgatataaaaaaaattacttaagCACTGGTTAGGCCACAAGTCTCTCACATCCCTCTCCTcttgatatgaaaaaaattattgacTAGATATTTTCTTTACGTCTTGATAGGGGTGTGCATTTAAATTTGGAGGATAAGGAGAGCCTAACTAGAGAAGAAATGTTAATTTATTTACACAAACATTGATAATTATCCTGATACGTGAGTAGAGAAGGGGAGTTACCTAGATAATATTCTTTTTTCACTAGAAGGGGTGGGTGTAATTCTTTTTAGATCAAGGGGCAATATACTGCGGGAAGGGAGAGGAATGAGGGGATGGGTGAAGAGCTTAGCGAGTAATTTCGGTGGCTATATATGAGGGGCGTGCTAGTTAATATAAGTAGCGCACAATAACCTTATTAAGCACCACCGATAATTTTATCTCGTTTTTCAAATAGTTTTCAACGGGAATAATTAATATTGTAGGcaatgttttattaaaaaaaagcctTCTTTGATTTATGAAGGAAAAAAGTATAATTCAACACCAAAACGTTCGCTATTTATTAAGAATATAAACAtgatctgcatgcatgcataagcCCATGTATACTTATACTGGCAATCAAGGAGGGTATGGATTAATTTTGATGAcctcataaagaaaaaaaatctggtgtgccatgcatgcatgctttaaTTACTAGCAACTCCTCCGTcctttgagtttttgcttgcaacgtttgaccactcatcttattcaaaaaattttaaaattattacttattttatttgtgacttactttattatctacattaCTTTAAACACAAATTTTTATtctttatatttgcaaaaaaaattgaataagacaagtggtcaaatgttgtaagaaaaacttaaaatcccttatattgttgGACCGAGGGAGTAGCCAGCTAGCTACGTAACCAATATAATTAAACTGGTATAGTAAGGATAAACGTCGACGACTAGAACATAATGTTCAACAGTTGAACTGGCCAGTTTAATCGCGCGGTCGGTTGATTAACTCGCAAGCAATGGTACATTACAACATTAGATTGAACGTGTGATAATTAAACTTGTATAGCACCACCAGTTACCGTGTGTTTTCTAATAATGTTTCGTGCAAAGTTACCAGATTTACTAAACTAAGACGCGCGAATTAATCTAGCAATATACAACTACTCCCAATACAAAAAATGGTGACAAAGTCATGACAGATCATCAGATCGATGAACGACAAGTATATATGATATTGCTGATTAGTCGTATTAGGTGCAGATTAAAGGGGAGTTAccctatttatatatatatatatatgtaggttGCGATGACCTTAATTAGCATAATAATTGCAATGACCGACCAATCAATGTGCCCTGACGCATTATTTTCTTGTTCATCATCCTCTAGCAGCCACATCGTTTTCTTTACTTTATATCCGTAACTAATTAACgtatataatttaatttaatattcGACTAGAAAATAATTAACCACGTATACAATATATTATCCTTTTTCAATTAAACAATTAATTTAGTCGGTGATAGCTGCCAACTGTAGCAACAGAACAAACAGGTCAGGAAATTAGGATGAGGACGTTGCCTATATATCTCCTCCAACAGTTTGTGATTGCCTCgattattatttaatttgtcCATAAAATTATTGGTTAGGtatacattaattaattatatttcacTCCTGGATTACGTGCAAGCAACAGATAGAGGACCCTCTTCAAAGAGAAAAACAGTTAAACAGAAACTAGATAGCAGGGGAaattatatactcctatatgtgTAACCAACAAAGCAAGTGATCAATGTTGGAAAACGTTAGAGCTAGTGATCAATTAATCAGAAAATGTTCATGACATATTGCATATACCTGCAGCGATTGGTTGGGTTAGGTGCAGGCACAAGCAAGATATAATTAGAATTAATCTCAATGACGTGGTCAACTATTATGCGTATATGCAtggatatgcatatgcataaatGTGCACGCATTGAAGTGATGGGTGCCCTTCATTTCTTCATATATAACATCATACAAAAAACAAAATCCTCATATTTCTACATATATATTATCGTCATTGAGTCCATTTTCCGAAAAGAAAATGATCAATTCAGTGATCCATATGTAGGTCTTTTGAGAATTCACTAAATTAATATTCcctctggttctatattaattgacgttttggacaaggttgaggttaaacttttataactttgaccctcaataactttaaaaatatttagtttaaagaaactagaaaaaacatatatagatttgtctttcaaaacactataataaaagtaaacatgcatttatttattgtatatattttaatagaaaaataaggtcaaaagtatatcttgtagagcatgtcattgtccaaaacgtcaattaaaataaaaccggaAGGAGTAATAGGGACAATATTGGGTACGTGGAGCACGTACCTCTGTCCTAATTTAAGTGTGGTTgtgggttttcgtgtccaacatttaaccgtatgtcttatttaaaaatttataaaaataaaaaaatagtcacacataaagtactatttattcTTTATCAAcgaataacaacaaaaataataatcatattgtttttaaataagatgaacggttaaacgttggatatAAACAGTAAAAAACTACACTCTTTCTGAGATGGAAGCAGTATTCTAATTGATGCATGCTAGTTTGTTGGAGAAAGAATAGACATTAGTTTTTATATGGACGTCTTTGACAGGTCTTTTCAGTGCCTTCACTAAATAATACTCCGGATAATGGATCGATATGACGACGACCTTTTCTGTACCAGCCAGATGCAGCATGCAATATTGTAATCCAACTATAGTTTTGATGTGCATGGCACAAGATATACATAAATCTAAATTGCTGTTCAGTGTATACGTTGTCCACGGTCAAGCACGATGCAAATTAGTTATTGGAGAGATATGTATATTTAAACAGAAACCA
The Oryza glaberrima chromosome 8, OglaRS2, whole genome shotgun sequence DNA segment above includes these coding regions:
- the LOC127781356 gene encoding germin-like protein 8-3; translated protein: MASSSLFLLASLLVLASWQQAIAFDPSPLQDFCVADMASPVRVNGFPCKNPMNVTSDDFFNAAKFDMPRNTMNKVGSNVTNLNVINFPGLNTLGISLARIDYAPMGVNPPHVHPRATELLTVLEGTLYVGFVTSNPNRLFSKVVHKGDVFVFPKAMIHFQMNLDHNKPAVAQSALSSQNPGVITIASAIFGSTPPISDDVLVKAFQVEKKVIDWLKSQFSENNHY